The sequence GTATTATTCCCCTACAGCCACAGAAGACAGTGACAGATGATGTGGGAGGCACAGGGTCCTAAGTGCCACCACTAAGCTTAGGCTGAATATCTGACACTCAGGAGTTGCCTAATGTCTCATGAATGACTATGAATAAAAGTCCAAGTGGTGACCTCATCCAGGACTTTACCAATTCCCGGATGTTATTCTCCTGGAGGTGCTGGGAAATCCATGAGGTTGTGTGGTCTGTGGGAAGGAGGTAGACATCCTACTCACTATAACAACTTTCTTCTAAAGTGTCCCttctctacaaaataaaatgccaagTTATTTCTCTAGAAGATATGGTTTATTTGTTTGGTCCTAAGTGAGACATATATAAAGGCTGAAGCTGGAGCAGATCTCTCTCCATTACCTAGCAGTTTACTGGCACGGGTTCCTGTGTGATATTTGGTAGAATATATTACTGTCACCCTTTCTGTGAGCCACACTGTCAGGCTAGCTGTGGCATTTAGCTACTCTTACTGGTAGGAGCCTTCTAAGGAATTCTCTAAGGGCGGACCTCAGGGTTTGCAAGCAGTATTTCGGGAGTTGACATATCAGATCCTTCTGCATCAAGGAGAAGGGGTGAAGCTTGTGCACAGAATAGGAATTTAGCCAGTGGCTGGGTTCATCTGATCTCTTCTAGTTCTATTTCTTCTTCGTCTCTCTTCATTAATCTCCTTGGTGTTTGTTTCGTTTTAATCTTCCTATTGGCCTAAATCAGGGTTCCTAACCTAAGTATTTGGGGCCCGATAGTTGTCATGGAGGGCCATCCTGTGCTCTGTAGGATGTTTAgaaacatccctggcctctgcccactagatgccagtagcgccccctccccccccccccccccccccactgtgacAACCCAAAACATCTcaagacattgccaaatatctcCTGGGTGCAAAATCACCTCTGGTTGAGAAGCACTAGCCTGGACAAAGAACCCGGGGGACACATCAGCATTTCTGTATCAAATGTATTTTAGAAAGGTTCTTATTTGTTTCAGGATACATGATGTAGCCTTCCCTTGGCTGACTCTGTTAGGTAAATGTTTAAAACCAGAAGCTCTGAGAAGATGGTTCCAGGTAGCCATCTGGCCAAATCTGCCTGTGGCAAAAAGATCTGGGTTTACTTCCTTaatccagaaacaaaacaaaacaacacaaaaacagaatCCCTGGTCTGATCTACTTGAGTAATTAGGGAAAATGTGGTTCTTGTGCCCCTACTTTCCAGGGTCATTGTTCCTGTCATCTGTTTGCCTTGGCCAGGGATGATGGCCACGCTCGGCAGAGGTGCAAAGGGAGGCTGGAAAGAGGTAAATGTTGGGATCACGTCTCTCAAGCTGTGCCAGGGTTGGGATCCTTCTCCTGGGTTTTCCATGATTTGCAATAAGAGAACAAGGCTGGCATTCTTGAATTGATTCTTTTGACTCAGTGGCCATTTCAGTGGTGAAGACTGTCCTAAAAATTAGGGTTCATAGaactaagaaaaacagaacacacaTGAAAGGATTGAGGATCTCCGTGAGATGGTCAGATAAGAGGAAACGAGGAAAATCCTTGGTTATTACTGTTAATACCACACcactttagaaaatgtttattgtgGATCGTGTAAATGATGATTGTGatgagggaagggcaggtggAATCAGATTCGAATTTGGCTCTTGCTTAGGAGTACAGTTGTCATTCTTATTCTAAAATTAACTGATATAAGACCAGGTTTAGGGAGGTTAGATGCCGTAAGATGGTCCTCTGACTTCAAACCAGGGGTGCTAAATCCCCTAGGATTATAGTGGAAAGAACAGAAGCAATTAATTGTTCTCTAGTTCCACATTTTGTgggaaagaacttttttttaatgtttatttatttttgagagacaaggagagagacagagtgtaaatggggaggggcagagagagggagacacagaatctgaagaaggcttcaggctctgagctgtcagcacagaccccgacacagggctcgaacccacaagctgtaagatcacgacctgagccaaagtcagacgcttaactgagccacccaggcgcccatctagTTCCACGTTTTGATTGAGGGGATTGGTACACAcactggggagggagaggcactTGTTGCCATGGTGGTGAGGCCTGGGGATGTAGGGTCAGGAGTGAAGGAATGACAGGAAACACTGGTGAGAAGGAAGATGTGGGAGATGCTGGGaagcatatgaaagaaaaaaaaaatgaagccaaaagagaaatgataagcTTTCTTGAATGAAAGAGATTAGAATCCTTTTGAATGAAGGGATCTTGACAAGTGAATGGCTAAAGTGGAAAGGAACAAGTCCTTTCTTCTGCAGAATGGTGGGGGGCATCGAGTCCAGCCGTGCCCATCAACCAGACATCGCTGCCTGGGCTCCCAGCCTTTTCTCTTAACCCTCCTCAGTCCCTCACAAGGGCCAGTGAGATGATGCAGATTCCCAGCTGAGACTATGCGATTCAGAGGGATGGAGCTCGTTCAAGTTCATAAAGCTACACAGGCAGAAGTCACACGCCAGTTTGGTATTCCTCATTCCGTTACACCACATGGCTGCTGGGGCTCGGCGGGTTCTCAGAGAGTAGACGTTATGATACGAAGATTTTGGAAAAATGATTGAGCACGGAATCAGTTTCTCTGAAGAAGGAAGAAGCTAGAGGGGGAACACACTGAAAAAGATGATGTATGAGTCTTCAAAtgaatggtaaattttacatttctcCATTCCACTTAAAAGGTGCTTTCTCCATGGCTAAAAGTGACCGCCTGGAGTGGTAGAGGCCGTGAGCCATGAAGTACACAGGACGATTCAAGAGGGGAGAGAACAGCTCTCCTTGTTTCGTGGAGGGCCAATCATCCCTAAATTCTTGGACGACAGAGAAAAAGCTCATGGGCCTTTACCTTCACTGTCCTGTGGGCAGGCATCAGGGCACAGCTATgtccagagggcagagagagaaggcagcagaTGGGGTTTGGCCTCACTCTACTCTCTGGCTGGGGGATTACATCTAATGCACGAGCCTGTTCTTGGAAGGGACAAACCAAAAAGACTAAGCCGCCAGGCCATGTGACCATTCATGCAGGGGTAGAAGTTTCCAGAGCTCAGGAGAAAAGGGGCTAAGCAGGCAATGAAATCAGGCCccagagaagaaataattttgtttttgcaatGTTGGTCTGTCTTGGGTAAAAACTCATTTTAGAATGAATAGAGGATTTCTTCATCTGATCTGGGCAGTTGCTGGCTCGAATCTGTAGCTGAATTCAACTACACGGGCTCATTGAGTGAGTCATTATTCAGTTTCCAGtgccaggaagaaatggaaggccACCTCAGAGTCTGATGAAATATTGAGGAGATTCAATAATTCTCTGGACAAAGGTGCATAAGGGATGGATGGAAGCAGAGACGAACGAACACTCTTCTAGTCCTCCATGAAACCTATGATTCTGTTTGTGTATAATTTATCACCTTGGATTTATGAACAAAAATTGATTATATTTCAAAAGCAGCGAAGtggaaatttatttgaatttgagCAATAGCTAAAGCCAAAGAGAAGAGAATAGAGGGACTTAAGTTGCAACAGCCAAGAAAATAGCATTAAGAGGCTGGGGGAGGGTTAGGGTTCCTGCCTCTCAGTGGTGTTATGTCGGGGCTTGATGCTCTAGTCCATACTTAACGCTTTGGGAATGTTGGTCCCTTCCTAGGTACTAATGCTCTCAAGCAACATAGAGAAGCATCAATGTATAGTGTTTCTttcaatattatttccttttagtctttTGAGAAAAACCAGTTAATGTAAATGTCACTACTGTCATGCAGCTGGGGTGGCCCAGTTGGATGCAACGTCTTGCAAAAATGTGCTAATGATAACACTGCATGTTGgaaagagtggggaggggtaagGAGGGGTTCTGCCAACTTTCCTCTGTCAGAAAAATGGAGAGGATCATGGCTGGGAAGAGGGATGACACCCTCCTGTGTGCATGCAAAAAAGACCAGGTAGACTCAAGCAGGGAGGACCCGGAGGGGTTGCCAAGGCTGGAGAAGCTCAGGTATGGCTTACGTGGGGCATCCTCCGGAATTCTGGGCAAACTGCTGGTAGATCCAGCACCTTACGCATGGCACAGCACAGTGAGGGAGCACCCAGGGTAAGAGTGTAGGCTCTTGAGTCAAAtaaacttgggtttgaatccaagCTCTGTCACTTTCTGGCCATGTGATTTTAGTCACGCTACTTTACTTTGCCAAAGGCTCTGTTTTCTTCGTCTTTACAATGGAGAGAAcgtggcatgcctgggtggctcagttggttaagcctctgactcttggttttggctcaggtcatttcatggttcgtgagttcaagccccacatcgggctccatgctgacggtgcagaacttgcttgggattttctctctccttctctgcccctcccctgcttgctcactctctctctctcaaaatcaatcaataaataaattttaaaaataaactagaataaGATGGTGAGAATAGTATATTGACCCATAGGATTCCTGTGAGGATTAGTGAGATTCTCTGTGAACTTTACGCACTGCTGCCTGGACTTGAGCACTTGATAAAGGGTAGCAACTAGGGTTACTTTATTTCGTAAGTCATATGTAGTTGAGCCTCATCATTCAACAGAAATAGTGACAGCAGTACTCCTAAGACATGGCCTTCCAGACAAAGTTGGAGGCCCCAGCCAATTGCAACCCCCACAACCCTTTGGAGGGAGGTGGTCAACATCCCATCCCCATTGTGCAGTCCTGGACCCCCTTAACCTCCCAGCTCCGAGATCCTACCTCATGCCAAACAACCTGGAAGACATGGTAACTGGACCCAGATTGGGACATGATTGGGATTTTTGCTTTAAGAGTTCAAGTTAAACACACTCAAGCCTTGTTATTCTTTGGTTCCATATCATTTGGTTATTCAGTTTCCTTGTCCTTccaatttttctccattgttcAAGACCAAAGAGTGGATATGGAAAGAACAGCAATGGCGGCCGAGGGTGTGGTGGGGTGCCATCAGCTCCCACACCCCTTCCACTAGGAGGCTGGCATGTGTCAGACATCTTTGATCGCCCCGTAGGAGGCATTGCCAACACCTCATGGTTTGAAAACTGTGGCAAGAAGTAAGCAGCAGAGATAGCAAGAGAAAATATTACCACTTGAAAGGAGGGATGGAGTAGAAGGGAAGGATGAAGGGAtgagagaattaaaagaaaacagagaaaaggaaattgaaggGAGATGGAAGTTGTGATGCTGATAGAGCTTACGAATCAAGAAGTGATAATAGTTCTAGAAAGGAGTGAGACAGAAAGCCTCAAAGAGTTGGAATTAGGAAGGGGCTTTTGAGGCATTGTGTGACCCAGCTCCCTCTGTTTATAATTGAAgcgcagaagaaaagaaaaaggaggggaggagagactcCTTTGTCTCCCTATAGGCACAATCAGGGGACTGGACTATCTATCTACAAAGCTAGCAATCTATGAATtataagtcatatatatatatatatatatatatatatatatatatatatattttaagattcctTATTTGGTTAAGATATGTCACTGTGGTCTGTGTAACTTTTATGAAAGTCACCTTGTAATGGATGATGTGAATGTGTTTGATTTTCTCAGTTCTCAGACACTCAGGATCATAATGCCCTTCAGTTTAAAAAGTAGCTTATACAGtgtgatggctttttaaaaagttgaccaGTCCTTAGGTATGTTCTGGAACTAATGCTGAACTTCTGGGAAAGTAAGAATCTAGGCTAGAACCAGGTCCTAGACCTTTCTGGTATTCCGTTGGGTgatgcctcagctttctcattatTAAAATCTACGATGTCTGTTTCCTTGGTGTCCAGGTTTTCCAGTAAGTATAACACATCAGGAGAGGCTCGCGAGCCAGCCACAATGTTGATTCCACTGGTCTCTGAGGATGTTTTTGTGTCAAGTGAAAGAACGGGCTCAGAACTGATGGGATCTGGACTTAAGCCTGTCAGGGAGGCATGGCTGGACGCCAGGAAACCGGGGAGGCTCCACCGTTTGAGGAACTTGTCATTATCATTAGGGTCTTCCCCAGAGGCTAACGTGAGGATGTTTCTCTCATCTTTGGCTGAACTTGTCTGAGGACTGGGGTCCGTAGGAGGTGTCCCTTTCTCTGAGGGGAATGCAATCAATCCCACAGGCACCTCCTGCTGTCCAGTCCTGCTTGGCTCAACCCCGGTAAACTCTGCGCTCTGGATGGAGGCAGTGGAGTCACGTGATGTGGGCACTGGTGCCTCGGTCACTGTGATCAGTACCTCCGGGACCTGTGGCATTTTGGTGGGGGAGACCCTCACGCTCGACTGTGGAGTCAGGCTCTGCAAAGTGCTTGTCTGGCTGGTCTCCCTGATCGTGGACAGCTCCCCCAGGCTGGAGTACGCCTTGGGGTTCCCCTCTGGGGAGCAGGGTTGCCTTTGGGCAGGTGAGGCACGGTGGGGGCTTCTCGAGGGCACATCCAGCAGATCTCTGGCTGGGCTGACCTCGCCACTTGGGGGGAAGAACATGGAGCTGTCGCTGGCCTGCCTGCCATAGCTTCTCCTCCTGGGGCTGGCGGGGTGTTCGTGGGCACTCAGGAACCTCTTGACTCTTCTAATCATGGAATGGCGCTGGCCGTGCTTCTCGAAACTCCACAGCCACTCCTCACCAGGGAGATCCGACCCGGACAGTCTGAAACACACAATGGCAAAATGCAGGCAGAGCAGTTTCAGGGCCCCAGCTCTGTGGGCAGAGTCTCTGAGATCAGGACTGAGTTTTGTATTTTCACATTACAGATTTTGAAATGGGGGAGACTTTAACTTGAGATTGTCTGGCAGAGATTCTCCAACCTTTTGGTCACAGGACCTTTTTAAACTCTTACAAATGATTGAGTACCCCGAAAAgatttgtttatgtgggttacaGCTATTGCTACTTACTGTGTCAGAAATAACAGAGGAATATAAAAAGATTGCACACATAAGAATGTACAAGCACTCATACCATGAAATGTTAAGTGATGACATCATCACATAGCATGTAGCTTCTGGAAAATTCCACTTTTCCAGAAAGTCAGGGAAGAATGAGAATGAAAAGGTGAATAACATTTTAGTGttgttacaaaaataattttgaccttaAGGACTTGGGTCTTGGGGTGTTGGTTTTTGGGGATTCCCAGAGTTCCCCACACCACACTTTGAAAATCACTCATCTACAGACGTGGACCTTAAAAAGAAGATATAGTGtgtattctttctcctttattgCAGGTGAACCAAGGTCATGAACTAAGGATCtgtaaaccccccccccccaataatgcATCATAGCCAAATTCAAGACAATGCAAAAACAGctcacatttacatttatttaaggaCCTCCCATGCCTTAATGCAGTTAATTATTGTATTCATTGTGTGAgttggtactattattattcagattttacagatggggaaactggggcccagagagatTGCTAAAGATAGTGTAGCCATTGAGGGCCAAACCCAgaaatctgactccaaagcctttGTTCTTAGTCCCTTTTATATAAAGTTTGCTACCTGGATGTCAAGTGGTGAGGtagagcctgggggggggggggtgaggggaggggagggtgcagaATAATGAGTAAAACACAATCCTTGCCCACAGGTAATTTGTTAACATCCCTGGTCCACTCATCTAGGGTTACAGAAGGAGAAATGGGACCACACATCCATCAAGGAGGGCGGTGTGTGGTCTCTCGACGTAGCTGGGCTCCCCTGTGATGAAGTTTGATAGATTTGGTAATGTTGAACTTTCAACATTTGAGACATAAAACGAATAACCCTAGCCTTTTGAACCTTCTCCTTCAAGGctgaaataaaatggataattGGGATAACAGCGAGGGCTATGGGGTCGCAAGGCCTGCTCCCGCCTCACATTACATGGTTGTCTCATGTGTCGGTGGATTTGTGGTCTTAATGGGGTTCAAAGAGGAGCTACTTAAAGCCTTGCCTTTAAACCGCAAATGCTCACACCAGCTCCGGGAGCAACAGTGCTTGGTCCGCCCTGGTTCCAATGTTCCTATCGACAGCCCTGGTGACAAGATGCCTTCACAATGCCAGGTGCGCTTTGTGTGACACAGAGGGGAGTGTCGGGGCAGCAGGATGTTGGTGTAACCTGAAAGGGTAAAGTGAGCAGCAAAGAGAACATCATTCCTCCGTGTTTATGAATAAAAGATGGCTGATCGAGATGATTAACTGGCTAAGTGTCCCGGGATGGCGTCCGATTACAACCTTGTGCTGGTATTCTAAAGCCCCAGCAGTGCCCTTGGCTACCAGATAGCCTCTGGCCCACCTCGGCAGTGCATGGCTCCGATTCGGTTACGCCAACTTGAGAAATGCAGACTCATGTCTCAGCGGCCCCGGTGACCCAGCTCGCCGAGTTTCATTAGGTCAGATCTCCAGTCACACCAGAGGAGCGACAAGCGCAGTTGTTCACTAAGATCGCCACGCTGGATGCGCCCTGGGAATCCAAAGTAGGGCTGCCAATCTCTCTTTATAGGGCGAGCCTCTGTCCTCCATTTGAGATCTTGACtttttatttgggatttctcTTCCTCAACTACTTCTAAATCACACTGCCTTGTAAGAATGATAAAatctcccaggggcacctgggtggctctcagtcagttaagcgtctgacttccgctcaggttcTGTATGATCTCATGGGTTGCGAGTTAGagcccgggtcaggctctgtgttgacagctcggaccctggagcctgcttcagattctgtgactctgcctctctcccgcttacactctgtctctctcttcctcaaaaataaatgtttaaaaaaaaaaatcttctaggAAACATGTTTATACTATCATTACTTCAAAACTTTGTAAATCCTAAGGACAAAATTTTCTAACTATGCTGATGATGGACATGTATATTCAATGGGGGCAAGAAGATTAAGGCCCTGCATCACAAATTAGAGAGAAACAGACCAGTTACAAAGAGCAAACTGCAAAAAGGCCAGGGCTCTTGCTAATGTTCTACTGGTTCACCAACTGACACCGGGCAGGGCTGCCAGTGACACCCTATTGTACCTTCCTGCCTCATGAGACTGTGTCGTGGACGCATGAGAATTATCCACTTACCCAACtaaatttattgagcatctactaagAGTAAACCTGTTGCATCAAGAACTGTATAACACAGTTtaaaaggagggagaaggcacATATATAATTAGCTAAATTGGGACAAAGTAAGTTTTTGAGCTGACTTTTTGATATCGAGAAGGAATCAAatgggcagagaaggggcagagcaTGCCAATGGAAGAAGTGACTTGAACAAGTAAGTAGGGGGAACTTTAGGGTGTTTGTGTGTGAAGATGGGAAAAACTTGAGTTGTACAAGCACAGAATAATGTCAGGCATAAAGCTGAAAAGGTAGCCTTGGATTGTGTTAGAGTCTTATGTACCAGGTAGAGGGATTTGGACTTTATCCCAAAGGCAGGGGGCAACTATGGGCTGCCTTTGTGAACGAAGGGCATAGGTAGACTTGTGCTATTTTGTGGTAGTTCTGGAAGAACTACGTGGACAGCAACATTGATGAATGTTGTCGTCCAGAAATGCTTTGGGTAAGAAACATGACATGGGAACTTTCTACGCTATTAGTCAGAAAGACCTATTGGTGGGTCTTTGGAGGAACACTTGGTGGCCTGTgctctgggggggaggggcagttttATGGAGGTCATGCTGAAGTGGTGAAGGAAGCCTTTTGGGTGTTTATGTTGTCAAAGAGCAGTCGTGAAGCTCCCCGCCCCCACATGATGAACCCAATGACCTTTCTTCCAAATGTGTCCGTGAGGGAATGTTTCACTGCCAGCACACAATCCCTATCTCCTTTCTCTGAAAGTCACGGTTCCCAGTAGGACATCAGAAACCGTGGTTTAAGAACAAAATGGTTTAAAGCTTAGAGCACACAGAACAGACTACATTGAAAGATGCTCCATTTCCCAAGTTGGGCGACTTGGATGTACCTTTTAGGTCCTTTCAgactttcttctcctccttatttggtttttaaagtgTACTTTTAGTACAAGGTTAGTACAATCCTGGGGCCCAAATATCACACCACTTAAAACACTCCAAAACAACTATAGCGGAAACATTATATGGTAGAATATAAGCGTGCTCATTATATTGCTATACATTAGAGAAGGTCAGCTGAAAAAGGTTCTGGAATTCGCTTGGACTTAGATAGGCAAGTAATTAGAGCTAGGAGGACATTCATGGAAAGTGCCATGCAGCCATTATTGTCCAGAAGATGGAATTTGAGAATTGCCTCTGTGGTGAGGAAAATGATTTATTCGGGAGCTCGCAGAGCCAGGATTTCTGCTGCCTGGGCTGAttctaactagctgtgtgaccttaggagagccacttaacctttctgtgacTCAGCATCATACTTGAAAACTAGTGACAACAATACTTCCTCTACCTGCCTTAGAGGCTGTGGGGGAGTTCAAAAGAGTAATAGATGTGGAAAAGCTTTGAAGAGTAGGCAATACGAAAAGGACTCTGTCAATGACTGGCAGACTTTCAGAGGTGATTTCCAAGTCATTGTTGACTTCTCGCACCTGCTTGGAGGAAATGATAGCGTCTGCCTGAAAGTTAATCCCTTTTCTCCTCCgagagtgtatttttaaaatgtcactacccgggggcacttgggtggctcagttggttaagtgattcttgatttcggttcaggtctcgtggtttcgtgagttcgagccccttgtcgggctctgcgttgacatcacagagtctgcttgggattatctgcacctccccagcttgcactctctctgtctctctcaaaatatacttaaaaaagtgTCACTACACCTTGGTGCTGCCATCTGACAATGAACACCTTAGAAGGGATGACTCTCACAGTCACTTAATGG is a genomic window of Acinonyx jubatus isolate Ajub_Pintada_27869175 chromosome B4, VMU_Ajub_asm_v1.0, whole genome shotgun sequence containing:
- the BEST3 gene encoding bestrophin-3 isoform X2 yields the protein MVEPVCEPALARQADVPHLQQCSRKRRTRAPAQKDPDALCESHVPAHLPLGFMTADERKLFDHLKSPHLKYWVPFIWFGNLAAKARKEGRIRDSVDLQSLMTEMNRYRSWCSLLFGYDWVGIPLVYTQVVTLAVYTFFFACLIGRQFLDPTKGYAGHDLDLYIPIFTLLQFFFYAGWLKVAEQLINPFGEDDDDFETNWCIDRNLQVSLLAVDEMHMSLPKMKKDIYWDDSAARPPYTLAAADYCIPSFLGSTVEMGLSGSDLPGEEWLWSFEKHGQRHSMIRRVKRFLSAHEHPASPRRRSYGRQASDSSMFFPPSGEVSPARDLLDVPSRSPHRASPAQRQPCSPEGNPKAYSSLGELSTIRETSQTSTLQSLTPQSSVRVSPTKMPQVPEVLITVTEAPVPTSRDSTASIQSAEFTGVEPSRTGQQEVPVGLIAFPSEKGTPPTDPSPQTSSAKDERNILTLASGEDPNDNDKFLKRWSLPGFLASSHASLTGLSPDPISSEPVLSLDTKTSSETSGINIVAGSRASPDVLYLLENLDTKETDIVDFNNEKAEASPNGIPERSRTWF